In Caldivirga sp., the genomic window TGTCCTAGGCATATGCCGAGGGTTGGTTTACGATCCTTAACAACGTCATCAATTAAGCTTGATAATTCAGTTAGAAGCATTGGGTTACCTGGCCCATTACTTATCAACACACCGTCACAGTCAAGCGCCTTCCTCCACATTAAGCATGGGTAACGGACAACCTCAACACCTCTGCTAACCAATTCCCTAACTATACCCAGCTTAACGCCGCAATCCACTATGCCTATACACGGGTCCTCACCCTCATAAACTATTGGCTCCCGTGGTGAAACTAGTTCAGTGAAATTAATGGAATCGTACGGTGGGGTCTCCTTAATTATTCCCAACCCCCTCTGGGGGTTATCGGTAATAGCCCCCATTATTACCCCATATTCCCTAAGCTTCACTGTTAATGCCCTTGTATCAACCCTGAAGATTCCTGGCACATCCTGTCTCCTGAGCCACTCATCCAGGCTCATTACTGACTTGTAGTGATTCGGCTTAGTTAAATCAAATATGACTACGCCATTAACCTGAATTGAGTCGCTCTCCCACTGGTCCTGTGAAACCCCATAATTACCTATTAGTGGGCTTGTGAAGACTAGTATTTGACCCCTGTATGATGGGTCAGTTAAGGACTCGGGGTAACCAACGTTAGCTGTTGTGAAGACTACTTCCCCCACAGTCTCTGAATCTGCACCGAATGCGTAACCCTTGTAAACGCTACCATCAGCAAGCACTAGGTAGCGTTCCTTATACTTCATGCTCGTCCCATCATATCAACAAACCCTACTAACAATCCTACTTATAAACTTTACTACTAAACT contains:
- the carA gene encoding glutamine-hydrolyzing carbamoyl-phosphate synthase small subunit, producing the protein MKYKERYLVLADGSVYKGYAFGADSETVGEVVFTTANVGYPESLTDPSYRGQILVFTSPLIGNYGVSQDQWESDSIQVNGVVIFDLTKPNHYKSVMSLDEWLRRQDVPGIFRVDTRALTVKLREYGVIMGAITDNPQRGLGIIKETPPYDSINFTELVSPREPIVYEGEDPCIGIVDCGVKLGIVRELVSRGVEVVRYPCLMWRKALDCDGVLISNGPGNPMLLTELSSLIDDVVKDRKPTLGICLGHQLVAVGMGARLFKMKYGHRAINKPVLDLVRNKVYVTTHNHGYAVDPSTLNGTGLKVWAVQPDDGTVEGLYHENLPILTTQFHPEARPGPVDTRWVFDKFISVIKGESGWM